One stretch of Chitinophagaceae bacterium DNA includes these proteins:
- the mnmE gene encoding tRNA uridine-5-carboxymethylaminomethyl(34) synthesis GTPase MnmE, whose product MNRNNQEDTIVALATAEGKSAIAVIRISGAKAVEIVQKVFTNKKLSQARTHSLLYGTIKENSEVIDEVVISVFKAPNSFTREDVVEISCHGSLYIIKKIIHILISYGCRYAEAGEFTKRAFLNGRFDLTQAEAVADLISAESDIAHKIALNQMRDGFMKDIMQLRKTLIHFASMIELELDFSEEDVQFANRNELRTLIETIITAIKPLIKGFDQGNIIKNGIQTVIIGIPNAGKSTLLNAIINEEKAIVSPIPGTTRDLIEETIHIDGIMFRFIDTAGLRESADTIESMGIEKTKKKMQEASLILYIFDLVQERTERILEVVQELTNEKKKFIPIGNKVDECSPQIVELLKENTDFVFISALKKQGLEHIKEKMKEKMQIETIQSGKYIFTNSRHYEKFTRSLLSLQQVLTALDEKHTSDILAFHLKDALSLLGEVSGEITNEEVLRNIFSSFCIGK is encoded by the coding sequence ATGAATAGAAATAACCAAGAAGATACTATCGTTGCCCTTGCTACTGCAGAAGGAAAAAGTGCCATTGCGGTTATAAGAATATCAGGAGCAAAAGCAGTAGAAATAGTGCAGAAAGTATTTACCAATAAAAAACTATCTCAAGCAAGGACCCATTCTCTCTTATATGGAACTATAAAAGAAAATTCAGAAGTCATTGATGAGGTAGTTATTTCTGTTTTTAAAGCCCCAAACTCTTTTACACGGGAAGATGTGGTAGAAATTTCCTGTCATGGCTCACTGTATATCATAAAAAAAATAATACATATCCTTATTTCTTACGGCTGTAGATATGCAGAAGCAGGTGAATTTACCAAAAGGGCTTTTTTGAACGGAAGATTCGACCTTACACAGGCAGAAGCCGTTGCTGATCTCATTTCCGCAGAATCCGATATAGCTCATAAAATCGCTCTTAATCAAATGAGAGACGGATTTATGAAAGATATTATGCAGCTCCGCAAAACTCTTATACATTTTGCAAGTATGATAGAATTAGAACTAGATTTTTCAGAGGAAGATGTCCAATTTGCCAATAGAAACGAACTCCGAACGCTCATAGAAACCATCATTACAGCAATAAAACCTCTCATAAAAGGATTTGACCAAGGTAATATTATAAAAAATGGAATACAAACGGTTATAATTGGTATCCCAAATGCAGGAAAATCAACCCTCTTAAACGCAATTATCAACGAAGAAAAAGCAATTGTATCCCCAATACCTGGAACTACAAGAGATTTGATAGAGGAAACTATACATATAGATGGAATTATGTTTCGTTTCATAGATACAGCAGGATTAAGAGAATCCGCAGATACTATTGAATCTATGGGAATAGAAAAAACAAAAAAAAAGATGCAGGAAGCGTCTCTTATTCTGTATATATTTGATTTGGTACAAGAAAGAACAGAGCGAATTTTAGAGGTAGTACAAGAGCTTACCAATGAAAAAAAAAAATTTATTCCCATCGGCAATAAAGTAGACGAATGCTCGCCTCAAATCGTAGAATTACTCAAAGAAAACACAGATTTTGTATTTATTTCTGCCCTTAAAAAACAAGGATTAGAGCATATAAAGGAAAAAATGAAAGAAAAAATGCAAATAGAAACCATCCAATCGGGCAAATACATATTCACAAATAGCAGACATTACGAAAAATTCACCCGTTCCCTCCTTTCATTACAACAAGTTTTGACTGCTCTCGATGAAAAACATACCTCTGATATACTTGCTTTTCATCTCAAAGACGCTCTTTCGTTACTCGGAGAAGTATCAGGAGAAATAACCAACGAGGAAGTATTAAGAAATATCTTTAGCAGCTTTTGTATAGGGAAATAA